The following are encoded in a window of Arvicanthis niloticus isolate mArvNil1 chromosome 1, mArvNil1.pat.X, whole genome shotgun sequence genomic DNA:
- the LOC117703448 gene encoding uncharacterized protein LOC117703448 isoform X2, whose protein sequence is MWKKPYTLESDVNHPGKTNSRTHASKKTVFSIVIYHVDVSAVFLQTPTLKPRHWESLEDSREEWPKELTFTEACGPTRMIINVNQVKRPRCSPQHSISSTLSRCHMRFFLCHIFQL, encoded by the exons ATGTGGAAGAAGCCATATACCCTGGAGTCAGATGTCAATCATCCTGG GAAGACTAATTCAAGAACACATGCTTCTAAGAAAACTGTTTTCAGCATTGTCATCTACCACGTGGATGTCTCTGCAGTCTTTCTACAAACACCAACACTGAAGCCCCGACACTGGGAGTCCCTGG AGGACTCCAGAGAAGAATGGCCAAAGGAACTTACTTTTACAGAAGCCTGTGGTCCTACAAGAATGATCATCAATGTAAATCAAGTCAAAAGACCTAGATGCTCTCCCCAGCACTCAATCTCCAGCACCTTGAGCAG gtGCCATATGCGGTTTTTCCTCTGCCACATCTTCCAATTATGA
- the LOC117703448 gene encoding uncharacterized protein LOC117703448 isoform X1 translates to MWKKPYTLESDVNHPGKTNSRTHASKKTVFSIVIYHVDVSAVFLQTPTLKPRHWESLEDSREEWPKELTFTEACGPTRMIINVNQVKRPRCSPQHSISSTLSRVTERDVLLCASFQ, encoded by the exons ATGTGGAAGAAGCCATATACCCTGGAGTCAGATGTCAATCATCCTGG GAAGACTAATTCAAGAACACATGCTTCTAAGAAAACTGTTTTCAGCATTGTCATCTACCACGTGGATGTCTCTGCAGTCTTTCTACAAACACCAACACTGAAGCCCCGACACTGGGAGTCCCTGG AGGACTCCAGAGAAGAATGGCCAAAGGAACTTACTTTTACAGAAGCCTGTGGTCCTACAAGAATGATCATCAATGTAAATCAAGTCAAAAGACCTAGATGCTCTCCCCAGCACTCAATCTCCAGCACCTTGAGCAG AGTTACAGAACGTGATGTCTTGCTGTGCGCATCCTTCCAATAA